One Triticum dicoccoides isolate Atlit2015 ecotype Zavitan chromosome 4B, WEW_v2.0, whole genome shotgun sequence genomic window carries:
- the LOC119291453 gene encoding ubiquinol oxidase 1a, mitochondrial-like, translated as MVRRRRWRSAATWGIEQSKKLVREEGTEWKCSCFRPWEAYTSDMSINLTKHHVPNTMLDKIAYYTVKSLRFPTDIFFQVRMLPGVAPLLHSRVQASCGREQASSTPTR; from the exons ATGGTTAGAAGAAGGAGGTGGCGATCAGCAGCTACTTGGGGGATCGAGCAGTCGAAGAAGCTGGTGCGTGAGGAAGGTACCGAGTGGAAGTGCTCTTGCTTCAGG CCATGGGAGGCATACACCTCAGACATGTCGATCAATCTGACCAAGCACCATGTGCCCAACACGATGCTCGACAAGATCGCCTACTACACCGTCAAGTCCCTGCGCTTCCCCACCGACATCTTCTTCCAGGTACGCATGCTTCCTGGTGTGGCGCCCCTGCTACATTCACGAGTGCAAGCATCATGTGGCCGTGAGCAGGCCAGTTCCACGCCAACAAGATGA